The DNA window ATGAGGAGGGTATCGGGCGCGTCCGTCATCAGCCGGACGAAGGCGTCGGCGTCGAGAGCGTTGAGAGCGTCTCCGACGCTGCCACCGAGGCGGGATACCTCGACGGCAGCGTCGAACCGAGGATCGGCGCGCGTTCCACTGGCGGACGCGATGAGAACGAGCGCGGCAAGCGCCCGGGCGAGGCGAGGGACGCGCGCCCAGCGGATCATCGCTCGCGGAACGCCTGCTGAATCTTGGCGATGGCTTCGACGATGTCGTTCATGTCGTCGCGGGTTCCGAGGAGCATGTTCTGGTAGAACCAGAAGCTCTTGGCGCAGACCTCTTCGGCATTGGGACACGGCATCTCGCGGATGAGTCCGGGGTACTTGGCGCTGAGGTGCTGCAAGCCCGCCTCGCGCGAGAGCGGCTGCCCGTATCCGCTCGTGCAGGCGATGCCCTCCGCCGCGAGCGCCTCCAAGAACTCGCCGCGCGGTCTCCCGCCGAACTCGTCCGAGTCGTACTTCATCATGAACAGGTGGTAGCCGTGGAGGGTCGTGTAGGGAGCCAGACGCGGCGGCGTGATGCCCGGCATCTCGTCGAACCGCTTGATGAGGTAGTTCGCGTTCTCGTTGCGCCGCTGGGTCTGCTCTTCGAGAACCGCCAGGCGGATATCCAACAGAGCCGCTAGGTACTCCGACGGTCGGTAGTTCCAGCCGATGCGTGGGTACTCCCATCGAGCGCCGCCGGGACGCCGCCCGACGTCCATGAACGCCACGACGCGGTCGCGCGTGTCGGCGTCGTTCGTCGTGACCATCCCGCCTTCGCCGGACGTGAGGTTCTTGCTCGACTGGAAGCTGAACGCCCCGGCGTCCCCGAGGGAACCGACCTTGCGCCCCATGTACTCCGCGCCGTGCGCCTGGGCGCAGTCCTCGACGACCTTGAGCCCCCTCCGCTTGGCGATCTCGTTGATCGCGTCCATGTGCGCCGGGTGACCGCCGATGTGCACCGGCA is part of the Candidatus Poribacteria bacterium genome and encodes:
- a CDS encoding DegT/DnrJ/EryC1/StrS family aminotransferase, whose protein sequence is MAVKLAKDGGTPVHTTGWPHWPQNPEALWDQAVGPALREVFLGAVEGLPGTRAKQFAANFARYIGTEYGVMMPHGTDSIMAALTGALDLDGFEDSGEAILPNYTFIATASAALDRRFTVTFVDIDPETFTISPSAVEEAITDRTRVIVPVHIGGHPAHMDAINEIAKRRGLKVVEDCAQAHGAEYMGRKVGSLGDAGAFSFQSSKNLTSGEGGMVTTNDADTRDRVVAFMDVGRRPGGARWEYPRIGWNYRPSEYLAALLDIRLAVLEEQTQRRNENANYLIKRFDEMPGITPPRLAPYTTLHGYHLFMMKYDSDEFGGRPRGEFLEALAAEGIACTSGYGQPLSREAGLQHLSAKYPGLIREMPCPNAEEVCAKSFWFYQNMLLGTRDDMNDIVEAIAKIQQAFRER